Within Dysgonomonas sp. HDW5A, the genomic segment TATTGAATTACAATACCTAAAAGAAGAGGTAACAACAGTCTAAAAAACGGAGCTTTCGTAATTTTCTCCATACCTCAACTTATTGATGCACCTTATAAATTTTTCAATTCATGGATCATCTGAGTAGGATTCGGTGCCGAAAAGACTGCATTACCTGCGACAAGAACATCGGCTCCTGCATCGAGTAAGCGTTTACCTGTTTCAAGATTCACACCTCCGTCTACTTCTATGAGAGTAGAGAGATTGCGCTCTTGTATCATTTTTTTTAAACGCGATACCTTAGATAAGGATCGTTCAATAAACCTTTGTCCTCCAAATCCCGGATTAACAGACATGATCAGAACCATATCTAAATCCTCGAGAATATCTTCCAGAAATTCAACCGGTGTATGTGGATTTAGCGTTACTCCCGCTTTCATCCCTGCATCATGGATAGCTCCTACTGTACGGTGAAGGTGTGTACACGCTTCATAATGCACAGTCATCATATAAGCATTTATATCTTTTACCTGCTGAATAAATTTTTCGGGTTGCACAATCATCAAATGCACATCCAGAGGTTTCTTGGCTATTTCTTTAACACGTTCCAATACCGGAAAACCAAAAGATATGTTAGGAACAAACACTCCATCCATTACATCACAATGCAACCAATCGGCCTCACTGTTATTTAACATTTCAATATCTTTTTGCAGATTCAAAAAATCGGCAGAAAGAAGCGAAGGTGATATTTTATGACTCATAATACAATTTTATAGATTCGAAACGTAGCATTGCCTTAGATGCTTTGCTGTAAACAAAGATAATAAAAAAACAGTCTTTCCTTTTAAATGAAGGAAAGACTGTTATCTCTTAGATTTTTAATTCATTACTACAATACTTAGTTTAAACATGTAGCTCTGATCTCTTCCGGCAATGATGGATCGGCATAGTAACTATGCGCAAACATCTTCAAAAAACTCAAAGTCTTTGCTGATGGTCCTTGTTCGTCTGTCAACATTTCCAATAATTTTTCATCGCCTGTTACTTGTGTAGATTTCTCATCCATAGGCTTTCCCCTTTTAAATACTTTTGATTTCCCTTTATTACTACTTATTACATTTTATAAACGTTAGTTAATTGAACTTATTATGTCCGTCATGCGTTTTTATGCTAAATTTGTTCTTAATAAAATATAAATTTGTTCAATTATGAAAAAGATTAGTTTTGCTATCTTAATGGTGATCATAGCAATCACTTCTTGTAAAAAGACACAACCAAACATGCCGGCAACCGAAAAGTGGAAGTTTGACAAGCTTAGTCTTGAAAAGAAAGTCTTTCTAGATAATGACTCGACA encodes:
- the rpe gene encoding ribulose-phosphate 3-epimerase, with the translated sequence MSHKISPSLLSADFLNLQKDIEMLNNSEADWLHCDVMDGVFVPNISFGFPVLERVKEIAKKPLDVHLMIVQPEKFIQQVKDINAYMMTVHYEACTHLHRTVGAIHDAGMKAGVTLNPHTPVEFLEDILEDLDMVLIMSVNPGFGGQRFIERSLSKVSRLKKMIQERNLSTLIEVDGGVNLETGKRLLDAGADVLVAGNAVFSAPNPTQMIHELKNL